A section of the Tachysurus fulvidraco isolate hzauxx_2018 chromosome 7, HZAU_PFXX_2.0, whole genome shotgun sequence genome encodes:
- the haspin gene encoding uncharacterized protein haspin isoform X1 produces MLSIFVYVCEVAPLVANRSLTLRKPHKMSVFSQSKPTYLKTYGKQKRKVDQWFSPDLRKKAFSFSSTPSSDQSIPELTSRTRKTTKTKISTASTRILRKRTKRKALEALNELESDEESVLIPRTSRRRKPSAKLIKKTVVTRSSPGLSSSNEEHASRHTVRMRKKPPRISNSENESDTFLTKDICSNASRKRASNVKCITHGKSVALPNVDRFVTRRKRLPMQPMKNTFEQSLGLSSNTLNPSKDIISGVPSFPHPVTNCKQSSTHQESDTKPSVMLHSGAHRHSGRVLSEVSFNDVEERMTSCKRPLLCSTPSLVSKQSLRCLEPSISEISSFSCDELDMPPPLKESTASDLMSKPLYPGTLQKSKQRENRTPKVKTVQQMEEHVSAHSKLGLEKDKTCSSTEIVSTLPHLKQLKEQSVIILEELDGLDIFPRDNGKQTGLEAGPATTDIAMPSCNDKRTFHMSSDNPMSNASTQALHLSSLSPCSVSSPSSISAPPVYEVSSSLLKQIDHLKVKCMLSRLTVRLQRLEPRTILQTHQETTETHKAHVASSHSLEIKRGRNSRNLNFPCLRDTESGVQSSVSDLHTEGPVQQMSASFMQPVTSPEPIKAPSKMTEAKELSGLCTSRKVCVSGLNSSRWSKRGVGEHNIKRRQNESWTKPADCSSSAMLLTGADSYMGESAWLQSSRVFGLPKTPLRAELLNLSSFLTSFTPDSLTTHTWGRLKAALSIHKKKTAFPTPRRLALSDLKHPGLADTSLELFGTPAPNQVSSHLLRSSVTHASMLSFSEDISDAEKVYQECQQEGPLCFDDCIPPECMKHCIKIGEGTFGEVFSMVNTAAQTVALKIIPVEGHQKVNGEPQKSCGEVLHEIIISKELSALNSKEHNKTNGFIGLINLHCVRGCYPSALLKAWDQFDQEKGSENDRPDFFGKEQLFLILEFEFGGSDLENMSGKLTSMAQAKSVLHQVTAALAVAEEALCFEHRDLHWGNILVKNTKEKRNQFILNGSTYTIETRGVHVNLIDYSLSRLEIDGLTVSCDITNEEELFMGQGDYQFEIYRLMKKENNNCWADYNPHSNVLWLHYLADKLLTMKYKNKPHTSQQKALKNSLKSFFSEILNYHSAKDVLLHAALFQ; encoded by the exons AAAACCGCACAAAATGAGCGTGTTCAGTCAAAGTAAACCGACTTATTTGAAGACCTATGGCAAACAGAAGCGAAAGGTGGATCAGTGGTTTTCTCCTGACTTGAGAAAGAAAGCATTCTCCTTCTCCAGTACACCATCATCTGATCAGTCTATCCCAGAGCTCACCTCCAGAACACG AAAAACCACCAAGACCAAAATAAGCACAGCTTCAACAAGGATTTTGCGCAAAAGGACAAAAAGGAAAGCTTTGGAAGCTTTGAATGAGCTGGAAAGCGACGAGGAAAGCGTTTTAATTCCAAGAACATCTCGCAG GAGGAAACCAAGCGCCAAATTAATTAAGAAGACTGTGGTCACACGCAGTTCACCAGGGCTCTCTTCCAGTAATGAAGAACATGCCAGTCGGCACACAGTGAGGATGAGGAAAAAACCTCCACGTATTAGCAACAGCGAGAATGAGAGTGACACTTTTCTCACAAAGGATATATGTTCAAATGCCTCTAGGAAGAGAGCTTCTAATGTCAAATGTATAAC GCACGGCAAGTCAGTTGCTCTACCCAATGTGGACAGGTTTGTCACACGTCGCAAGAGACTACCCATGCAACCTATGAAGAACACTTTTGAGCAGAGT CTTGGGCTTTCCAGCAACACCTTGAATCCATCAAAAGACATTATTAGTGGTGTTCCTTCATTTCCTCATCCTGTGACGAATTGCAAACAGTCTTCCACTCATCAGGAGTCTGATACTAAGCCGTCTGTCATGTTACACAGTGGTGCGCACAGGCATTCAGGCAGAGTTTTAAGCGAAGTCTCATTTAATGATGTCGAGGAACGGATGACCTCCTGTAAACGCCCACTGCTGTGCAGTACCCCGTCCCTGGTCTCTAAACAAAGTCTGCGCTGTCTTGAGCCTTCTATTAGTGAGATCTCATCCTTTAGCTGTGATGAGTTGGACATGCCTCCGCCACTAAAAGAAAGCACAGCCAGTgatctaatgagcaagccattGTACCCTGGCACACTGCAGAAGAGCAAACAACGTGAAAATCGCACCCCAAAAGTTAAGACGGTGCAACAGATGGAGGAGCATGTAAGTGCACACTCAAAGCTGGGACTGGAGAAAGATAAGACATGCTCAAGTACTGAGATTGTGTCTACACTGCCACACCTCAAGCAGCTGAAGGAGCA GTCTGTCATTATTCTGGAGGAGCTGGATGGTCTGGACATATTTCCAAGAGATAATGGGAAACAAACGGGATTGGAGGCAGGTCCTGCCACTACAGATATTGCTATGCCAAGCTGCAATGACAAGAGAACTTTTCACATGTCTTCAGATAATCCAATGTCTAATGCTAGTACTCAAGCTCTCCATTTATCCTCACTCAGCCCATGTTCTGTCTCATCTCCTTCTTCTATCTCTGCACCTCCAGTTTATGAGGTCAGTAGTTCACTCCTAAAGCAAATTGATCACCTTAAGGTGAAGTGCATGTTGTCTCGTCTCACTGTCCGCCTCCAGCGTCTGGAACCGAGGACCATCCTCCAAACCCATCAGGAGACAACAGAGACCCATAAGGCGCATGTGGCTTCTTCACATTCTTTAGAAATCAAAAGAGGTCGAAATTCCAGGAACTTGAATTTTCCCTGCTTGAGGGACACTGAATCAGGAGTGCAATCATCTGTCAGTGATTTACATACTGAAGGACCAGTTCAGCAGATGTCTGCCTCCTTCATGCAACCTGTGACCTCACCTGAACCTATTAAAGCTCCCAGTAAAATGACAGAGGCAAAAGAACTTAGCGGGCTTTGTACCAGCCGTAAGGTATGTGTGAGCGGCCTGAATTCTAGCCGGTGGTCAAAGAGAGGTGTAGGTGAGCATAACATAAAACGGAGGCAGAATGAATCTTGGACTAAACCAGCAGACTGCTCATCCAGTGCCATGCTACTCACTGGAGCTGATTCATACATGGGG GAATCTGCTTGGCTGCAGAGCAGCAGAGTGTTTGGATTGCCTAAAACACCCCTTCGTGCAGAACTGCTGAACCTTTCCTCCTTTCTGACCAGCTTCACTCCGGACTcgctcacaacacacacctggggTCGTCTCAAAGCTGCATTGTCTATACACAAAAAGAAGACAG CATTCCCAACCCCTCGACGACTGGCACTATCCGATCTCAAGCATCCGGGGCTAGCAGACACCAGTCTAGAACTGTTTGGCACACCAGCACCTAATCAAGTTTCCTCTCACCTGCTTCGGTCCAGCGTAACCCATGCGTCCATG CTTTCTTTCAGCGAAGACATCAGTGATGCTGAGAAAGTGTATCAGGAGTGTCAACAAGAAGGACCCCTTTGCTTTGATGATTGCATCCCTCCAGAATGCATGAAACACTGCATTAAGATTGGAGAGGGCACGTTTGGAGAAGTGTTCTCCATGGTCAACACTGCCGCTCAGACCGTAGCTCTTAAA aTTATTCCAGTCGAAGGTCATCAGAAAGTCAACGGTGAACCACAGAAATCATGTGGTGAAGTTCTTCATGAAATCATTATATCGAA GGAACTAAGTGCACTCAACTCCAAGGagcacaacaaaacaaatggtTTCATCGGCCTCATTAA TCTTCACTGTGTGCGTGGATGCTATCCCAGTGCTCTGCTCAAAGCTTGGGACCAGTTCGACCAAGAAAAGGGATCCGAGAACGACAGACCTG atttCTTTGGCAAGGAGCAGCTCTTTCTGATCCTGGAGTTTGAGTTTGGGGGCAGTGATTTGGAGAATATGAGTGGAAAA ctcactTCTATGGCCCAAGCTAAAAGTGTGCTGCACCAGGTTACTGCTGCGTTGGCTGTTGCTGAAGAGGCGCTTTGCTTTGAACACAG AGACCTGCATTGGGGAAATATTCtggttaaaaatacaaaagaaaagcgGAATCAGTTTATTCTGAACGGCTCCACGTACACTATAGAGACACGAGGAGTTCACGTTAACCTTATAGACTATTCACTCTCACGGCTCGAGATCG ATGGCCTAACGGTGTCCTGTGATATAACGAATGAAGAAGAGTTATTCATGGGTCAGGGTGACTATCAATTTGAAATCTACCGCCTGATGAAGAAGGAGAACAA tAACTGCTGGGCAGACTATAATCCTCACTCCAATGTGCTGTGGCTACACTATCTGGCAGATAAGCTTTTGACTATGAAGTACAAGAACAAGCCACACACCAGCCAGCAGAAGGCCTTGAAGAACAGCCTCAAGTCCTTTTTCTCTGAGATACTCAACTACCATTCAGCAAAAGATGTCCTCTTGCACGCCGCTCTGTTTCAATGA
- the haspin gene encoding uncharacterized protein haspin isoform X2 produces MSVFSQSKPTYLKTYGKQKRKVDQWFSPDLRKKAFSFSSTPSSDQSIPELTSRTRKTTKTKISTASTRILRKRTKRKALEALNELESDEESVLIPRTSRRRKPSAKLIKKTVVTRSSPGLSSSNEEHASRHTVRMRKKPPRISNSENESDTFLTKDICSNASRKRASNVKCITHGKSVALPNVDRFVTRRKRLPMQPMKNTFEQSLGLSSNTLNPSKDIISGVPSFPHPVTNCKQSSTHQESDTKPSVMLHSGAHRHSGRVLSEVSFNDVEERMTSCKRPLLCSTPSLVSKQSLRCLEPSISEISSFSCDELDMPPPLKESTASDLMSKPLYPGTLQKSKQRENRTPKVKTVQQMEEHVSAHSKLGLEKDKTCSSTEIVSTLPHLKQLKEQSVIILEELDGLDIFPRDNGKQTGLEAGPATTDIAMPSCNDKRTFHMSSDNPMSNASTQALHLSSLSPCSVSSPSSISAPPVYEVSSSLLKQIDHLKVKCMLSRLTVRLQRLEPRTILQTHQETTETHKAHVASSHSLEIKRGRNSRNLNFPCLRDTESGVQSSVSDLHTEGPVQQMSASFMQPVTSPEPIKAPSKMTEAKELSGLCTSRKVCVSGLNSSRWSKRGVGEHNIKRRQNESWTKPADCSSSAMLLTGADSYMGESAWLQSSRVFGLPKTPLRAELLNLSSFLTSFTPDSLTTHTWGRLKAALSIHKKKTAFPTPRRLALSDLKHPGLADTSLELFGTPAPNQVSSHLLRSSVTHASMLSFSEDISDAEKVYQECQQEGPLCFDDCIPPECMKHCIKIGEGTFGEVFSMVNTAAQTVALKIIPVEGHQKVNGEPQKSCGEVLHEIIISKELSALNSKEHNKTNGFIGLINLHCVRGCYPSALLKAWDQFDQEKGSENDRPDFFGKEQLFLILEFEFGGSDLENMSGKLTSMAQAKSVLHQVTAALAVAEEALCFEHRDLHWGNILVKNTKEKRNQFILNGSTYTIETRGVHVNLIDYSLSRLEIDGLTVSCDITNEEELFMGQGDYQFEIYRLMKKENNNCWADYNPHSNVLWLHYLADKLLTMKYKNKPHTSQQKALKNSLKSFFSEILNYHSAKDVLLHAALFQ; encoded by the exons ATGAGCGTGTTCAGTCAAAGTAAACCGACTTATTTGAAGACCTATGGCAAACAGAAGCGAAAGGTGGATCAGTGGTTTTCTCCTGACTTGAGAAAGAAAGCATTCTCCTTCTCCAGTACACCATCATCTGATCAGTCTATCCCAGAGCTCACCTCCAGAACACG AAAAACCACCAAGACCAAAATAAGCACAGCTTCAACAAGGATTTTGCGCAAAAGGACAAAAAGGAAAGCTTTGGAAGCTTTGAATGAGCTGGAAAGCGACGAGGAAAGCGTTTTAATTCCAAGAACATCTCGCAG GAGGAAACCAAGCGCCAAATTAATTAAGAAGACTGTGGTCACACGCAGTTCACCAGGGCTCTCTTCCAGTAATGAAGAACATGCCAGTCGGCACACAGTGAGGATGAGGAAAAAACCTCCACGTATTAGCAACAGCGAGAATGAGAGTGACACTTTTCTCACAAAGGATATATGTTCAAATGCCTCTAGGAAGAGAGCTTCTAATGTCAAATGTATAAC GCACGGCAAGTCAGTTGCTCTACCCAATGTGGACAGGTTTGTCACACGTCGCAAGAGACTACCCATGCAACCTATGAAGAACACTTTTGAGCAGAGT CTTGGGCTTTCCAGCAACACCTTGAATCCATCAAAAGACATTATTAGTGGTGTTCCTTCATTTCCTCATCCTGTGACGAATTGCAAACAGTCTTCCACTCATCAGGAGTCTGATACTAAGCCGTCTGTCATGTTACACAGTGGTGCGCACAGGCATTCAGGCAGAGTTTTAAGCGAAGTCTCATTTAATGATGTCGAGGAACGGATGACCTCCTGTAAACGCCCACTGCTGTGCAGTACCCCGTCCCTGGTCTCTAAACAAAGTCTGCGCTGTCTTGAGCCTTCTATTAGTGAGATCTCATCCTTTAGCTGTGATGAGTTGGACATGCCTCCGCCACTAAAAGAAAGCACAGCCAGTgatctaatgagcaagccattGTACCCTGGCACACTGCAGAAGAGCAAACAACGTGAAAATCGCACCCCAAAAGTTAAGACGGTGCAACAGATGGAGGAGCATGTAAGTGCACACTCAAAGCTGGGACTGGAGAAAGATAAGACATGCTCAAGTACTGAGATTGTGTCTACACTGCCACACCTCAAGCAGCTGAAGGAGCA GTCTGTCATTATTCTGGAGGAGCTGGATGGTCTGGACATATTTCCAAGAGATAATGGGAAACAAACGGGATTGGAGGCAGGTCCTGCCACTACAGATATTGCTATGCCAAGCTGCAATGACAAGAGAACTTTTCACATGTCTTCAGATAATCCAATGTCTAATGCTAGTACTCAAGCTCTCCATTTATCCTCACTCAGCCCATGTTCTGTCTCATCTCCTTCTTCTATCTCTGCACCTCCAGTTTATGAGGTCAGTAGTTCACTCCTAAAGCAAATTGATCACCTTAAGGTGAAGTGCATGTTGTCTCGTCTCACTGTCCGCCTCCAGCGTCTGGAACCGAGGACCATCCTCCAAACCCATCAGGAGACAACAGAGACCCATAAGGCGCATGTGGCTTCTTCACATTCTTTAGAAATCAAAAGAGGTCGAAATTCCAGGAACTTGAATTTTCCCTGCTTGAGGGACACTGAATCAGGAGTGCAATCATCTGTCAGTGATTTACATACTGAAGGACCAGTTCAGCAGATGTCTGCCTCCTTCATGCAACCTGTGACCTCACCTGAACCTATTAAAGCTCCCAGTAAAATGACAGAGGCAAAAGAACTTAGCGGGCTTTGTACCAGCCGTAAGGTATGTGTGAGCGGCCTGAATTCTAGCCGGTGGTCAAAGAGAGGTGTAGGTGAGCATAACATAAAACGGAGGCAGAATGAATCTTGGACTAAACCAGCAGACTGCTCATCCAGTGCCATGCTACTCACTGGAGCTGATTCATACATGGGG GAATCTGCTTGGCTGCAGAGCAGCAGAGTGTTTGGATTGCCTAAAACACCCCTTCGTGCAGAACTGCTGAACCTTTCCTCCTTTCTGACCAGCTTCACTCCGGACTcgctcacaacacacacctggggTCGTCTCAAAGCTGCATTGTCTATACACAAAAAGAAGACAG CATTCCCAACCCCTCGACGACTGGCACTATCCGATCTCAAGCATCCGGGGCTAGCAGACACCAGTCTAGAACTGTTTGGCACACCAGCACCTAATCAAGTTTCCTCTCACCTGCTTCGGTCCAGCGTAACCCATGCGTCCATG CTTTCTTTCAGCGAAGACATCAGTGATGCTGAGAAAGTGTATCAGGAGTGTCAACAAGAAGGACCCCTTTGCTTTGATGATTGCATCCCTCCAGAATGCATGAAACACTGCATTAAGATTGGAGAGGGCACGTTTGGAGAAGTGTTCTCCATGGTCAACACTGCCGCTCAGACCGTAGCTCTTAAA aTTATTCCAGTCGAAGGTCATCAGAAAGTCAACGGTGAACCACAGAAATCATGTGGTGAAGTTCTTCATGAAATCATTATATCGAA GGAACTAAGTGCACTCAACTCCAAGGagcacaacaaaacaaatggtTTCATCGGCCTCATTAA TCTTCACTGTGTGCGTGGATGCTATCCCAGTGCTCTGCTCAAAGCTTGGGACCAGTTCGACCAAGAAAAGGGATCCGAGAACGACAGACCTG atttCTTTGGCAAGGAGCAGCTCTTTCTGATCCTGGAGTTTGAGTTTGGGGGCAGTGATTTGGAGAATATGAGTGGAAAA ctcactTCTATGGCCCAAGCTAAAAGTGTGCTGCACCAGGTTACTGCTGCGTTGGCTGTTGCTGAAGAGGCGCTTTGCTTTGAACACAG AGACCTGCATTGGGGAAATATTCtggttaaaaatacaaaagaaaagcgGAATCAGTTTATTCTGAACGGCTCCACGTACACTATAGAGACACGAGGAGTTCACGTTAACCTTATAGACTATTCACTCTCACGGCTCGAGATCG ATGGCCTAACGGTGTCCTGTGATATAACGAATGAAGAAGAGTTATTCATGGGTCAGGGTGACTATCAATTTGAAATCTACCGCCTGATGAAGAAGGAGAACAA tAACTGCTGGGCAGACTATAATCCTCACTCCAATGTGCTGTGGCTACACTATCTGGCAGATAAGCTTTTGACTATGAAGTACAAGAACAAGCCACACACCAGCCAGCAGAAGGCCTTGAAGAACAGCCTCAAGTCCTTTTTCTCTGAGATACTCAACTACCATTCAGCAAAAGATGTCCTCTTGCACGCCGCTCTGTTTCAATGA